The DNA region GAACTCCCCCTTGCCCGCCATGATCTTGGCGGCAGCCTCCTCGGACTGCCTGGCGTCGAAGGCCTTCTCCGCCTGTTCGATGAGGGTGAGCATGTCGCCCATGTCGAGGATGCGCGAGGCCATCCGGTCGGGGTGGAAGACGTCGAAGTCCTTGAGTCCCTCACCGGAGGAGGCGAACATGATCGGCTTGCCGACGACCCGGGCGATGGACAGCGCCGCGCCGCCGCGGGCGTCACCGTCGAGTTTGGTGAGGACGACCCCGTCGAAGCCGACTCCCTGCTGGAAGGCCACGGCGGTGTTGACGGCATCCTGACCGATCATGGCGTCGACGACGAAGAGCGTCTCGTCGGGGTGGGTCACTGCCTTGATGTCGGCAGCCTGGGCCATGAGTTCCTCGTCAACGCCCAGGCGGCCAGCGGTGTCGATGATGACGACGTCATAGAGCTTGCGCTGTGCCTCGGCGATGGCGTCCTGGGCCACCTGGATCGGGTTGCCGACGCCATTGCCGGGTTCGGGGGCGAAGACCTGCACCCCGGCCCGCTCCCCGACCACCTGCAACTGGGTGACGGCATTGGGACGCTGGAGGTCGCAGGCGGCAAGCATCGGGGAGTGCCCCTCCGCCTTGAACCATGCGGCGAGCTTGCCGGCCAGGGTCGTCTTGCCGGCGCCCTGCAGACCAGCAAGCATGATGACTGTTGGCGGATTCTTCGCGAACCGGACGGTACGCGTCTCGCCACCCAGGATGTCGACGAGTTCCTCGTTGACGATCTTGATGATCTGCTGGGTGGGGTTGAGCGCCTTGGACAGCTCCTCACCACGACAGCGTTCCTTGACGGCTGCGACGAATTCCTTGACAACACTGAGGTTGACGTCGGCCTCGAGCAGCGCGATACGGATCTGCCGAGTCGTGGCATCGATGTCAGCGTCAGTGAGACGACCTT from Cutibacterium granulosum includes:
- the ffh gene encoding signal recognition particle protein translates to MFDTLQDRLAATFKGLRGKGRLTDADIDATTRQIRIALLEADVNLSVVKEFVAAVKERCRGEELSKALNPTQQIIKIVNEELVDILGGETRTVRFAKNPPTVIMLAGLQGAGKTTLAGKLAAWFKAEGHSPMLAACDLQRPNAVTQLQVVGERAGVQVFAPEPGNGVGNPIQVAQDAIAEAQRKLYDVVIIDTAGRLGVDEELMAQAADIKAVTHPDETLFVVDAMIGQDAVNTAVAFQQGVGFDGVVLTKLDGDARGGAALSIARVVGKPIMFASSGEGLKDFDVFHPDRMASRILDMGDMLTLIEQAEKAFDARQSEEAAAKIMAGKGEFGLDDFLGMMRQMRRMGPMSKIMGMLPGMGQMKDQIESIDERDIDRIEAIILSMTPAERADVGILNGSRRARIAKGSGVEVKDVNSLVNRFVDARKMMGQMTQMMGPGAGRVMGSVAKRGKKSKKKNRRGSGNPAKRAAQERAAAQGRANKKQKPQGSAFGLGNSKSSQADLQQAMSEFQMPSGMEKMLKQANKGRR